One part of the Cyprinus carpio isolate SPL01 chromosome B12, ASM1834038v1, whole genome shotgun sequence genome encodes these proteins:
- the LOC109081721 gene encoding beta-1,3-galactosyltransferase 2-like, with protein sequence MAEHTASICNRTDEQQASHSVQEKGFHISGLCVYSGRPGKSHEPKEIMRWKRRQRYCSVALFLIGLVFAGGLVIQGQWPSQITKEKSAAQELQTMKTFSNLTMLKTTKLQEFEQSLSPLNSNENVILALDESLQQELESSLLSNISSSEEMTAARILREEPYEYILNEPNACLLRAPFLVLLIEVEPKKTAARNAIRKTWANESVAGGLGLIRLFIIGVNQDTQRNDSILQQTIEEESHRYHDIIQQDYRDTYNNLTLKTLMGMYWITKYCPEAKYVMKTDSDMFVNTEYLIEKLLKPRGQPTQKYFTGLHMLDFSPNRNKESKWYMPREVYPGSRYPTFCSGTGYVFSGDLAQRIYVASLIIPRLHLEDVYVGMCLAKLKIEPTPPPNELLFNHWRVPYSSCRYSNLITSHGIHPNEIIQYWQHLQSNKHNPCQTTW encoded by the coding sequence GTTTCCACATATCTGGACTCTGTGTTTACTCTGGGAGGCCTGGCAAATCCCACGAACCCAAAGAGATCATGCGATGGAAACGGAGGCAGAGATACTGCAGTGTGGCCCTTTTCCTCATTGGGCTCGTGTTTGCGGGAGGCCTCGTTATTCAGGGTCAATGGCCTAGTCAAATCACCAAGGAGAAGTCTGCTGCTCAAGAACTCCAAACCATGAAAACCTTCTCCAACTTAACCATGTTGAAAACAACCAAGTTGCAGGAGTTTGAACAGTCCCTTTCACCactaaattcaaatgaaaatgtcatcTTAGCTTTGGATGAAAGTTTGCAGCAGGAGTTGGAAAGCTCCTTGCTTTCGAACATCAGTTCGAGCGAAGAGATGACAGCGGCAAGGATACTTAGAGAGGAGCCTTATGAGTACATCCTCAACGAGCCGAACGCATGTCTGCTGCGAGCTCCTTTCTTAGTGCTTTTGATTGAGGTTGAGCCCAAGAAAACAGCCGCCAGGAATGCCATCAGGAAAACATGGGCCAATGAAAGCGTGGCTGGGGGTTTGGGTTTAATCCGCCTTTTTATCATAGGTGTAAATCAAGACACCCAAAGAAATGACAGCATTCTGCAGCAAACAATAGAGGAAGAAAGTCATCGATATCATGATATAATCCAGCAAGATTACAGGGATACTTACAACAACCTTACCCTGAAAACGCTGATGGGGATGTACTGGATCACAAAGTACTGTCCCGAGGCCAAATACGTCATGAAGACAGACAGTGACATGTTTGTCAACACCGAATACCTCATAGAAAAACTCCTAAAACCCAGAGGGCAACCAACACAGAAGTATTTCACAGGACTTCACATGTTAGACTTCTCCCCAAACCGAAACAAAGAGAGTAAATGGTACATGCCCCGAGAAGTGTACCCTGGTAGCCGATACCCCACCTTTTGTTCTGGGACTGGATACGTCTTCTCAGGCGATTTGGCCCAAAGGATATACGTGGCATCTCTGATcataccaagactgcatttagaAGATGTTTACGTGGGTATGTGTCTAGCTAAACTGAAGATAGAGCCAACGCCACCACCAAACGAACTGCTGTTCAATCACTGGCGAGTGCCCTACTCTAGCTGTAGGTACAGCAACCTGATCACCTCTCATGGGATTCATCCCAATGAGATCATCCAGTACTGGCAGCACCTGCAGAGCAACAAGCACAATCCCTGCCAAACGACTTGGTAG